In the genome of Mytilus edulis chromosome 3, xbMytEdul2.2, whole genome shotgun sequence, one region contains:
- the LOC139517119 gene encoding uncharacterized protein isoform X2, which produces MKYYVRSQWLDIKQPMEQCWMMILITGFIHRTLSFCPNATNICKIEYIRVNKYKDLHCPTSGATDLIKWHYRENNDRNWTSFPFKFCRNYPGFTKCKVRDGVLKLNHASGEYEGFYKCTSKHTEHCFELKLYNCDKRKEPLIYAPPKEIIVHKNERRMISCGADFGCDKGIKGTISWEHKGQIINESNHLYQTCFRENVTNIESQLTIQHVIEEDILHPFVCVVKDNQGTNVRRFNVTLIDPKLTTRYVTYIILAVIIGCVLVAAFIVIALFCAGKAFFILTHCSCFSRMSCTGSYSYDVFILYDDGDELRAKKVKDALKSNGYNIATMDIIKPGFDSTKGVKDIMKECASLLVIYPGFNISESFDHQLTFGKQTIKPYLLSVLVNTKCREHCTTDKDFKSLGLKCFVFDDNFYSRISWRLPKLKKSKKSKKYTETLIIS; this is translated from the exons ATGAAGTATTATGTGAGAAGTCAATGGCTAG ATATAAAACAGCCAATGGAACAATGTTGGATGATGATATTAATCACAGGCTTTATTCATAGGACTTTATCATTTTGTCCAAATG CTACAAACATCTGCAAAATAGAATATATTAGAGTTAACAAATACAAAGACCTTCACTGTCCTACCTCAGGAGCTACTGATCTGATCAAATGGCATTACAGGGAAAATAATGATAGGAACTGGACTTCTTTTCCATTTAAATTCTGCCGTAATTATCCAGGATTTACTAAGTGCAAAGTAAGAGATGGTGTGTTAAAACTGAACCACGCTTCTGGTGAATATGAAGGATTTTATAAATGTACTTCAAAACATACTGAACACTGCTTTGAATTGAAATTATATA attgTGACAAAAGAAAAGAACCACTAATATATGCACCGCCTAAagaaataatagtacacaagaatgAGAGACGTATGATAAGCTGTGGAGCAGACTTTGGTTGTGACAAGGGCATTAAGGGAACTATTTCCTGGGAACACAAAGGGCAGATAATTAATGAATCAAATCATCTATATCAAACTTGCTTTag GGAAAACGTAACAAATATAGAATCTCAACTGACAATCCAACATGTGATAGAAGAGGACATACTTCATCCATTTGTATGTGTAGTAAAAGATAATCAAGGAACAAATGTCAGACGGTTCAATGTTACACTGATAG atccAAAACTTACAACACGTTATGTGACATATATTATACTGGCAGTAATAATTGGTTGTGTTTTAGTGGCAGCATTTATAGTAATAGCTCTATTTTGTGCAGGAAAAGCTTTTTTCATTTTAACTCATTGTTCTTGCTTTAGCAGAATGAGTTGTACAG GTTCTTACAGTTATGATGTATTTATTCTTTATGATGATGGAGATGAACTTCGAGCTAAGAAAGTTAAAGATGCACTTAAAAGCAATGGCTATAATATTGCCACTATGGATATTATTAAACCAGGATTTG attcaaCTAAAGGCGTTAAGGACATAATGAAGGAGTGTGCCAGTTTACTTGTAATTTACCCAGGATTTAATATTTCTGAATCCTTTGATCATCAGTTAACTTTTGGGAAACAAACTATAAAACCATATCTTTTATCGGTATTGGTAAATACTAAATGTAGAGAGCACTGCACGACAGATAAGGATTTTAAATCACTAGGACTAAAATGTTTTGTCTTTGATGACAATTTTTATAGCCGTATATCTTGGAGATTACCAAAGTTAAAGAAGTCAAAGAAAAGCAAGAAATATACTGAAACATTAATAATatcataa
- the LOC139517119 gene encoding uncharacterized protein isoform X1 has translation MKYYVRSQWLDIKQPMEQCWMMILITGFIHRTLSFCPNATNICKIEYIRVNKYKDLHCPTSGATDLIKWHYRENNDRNWTSFPFKFCRNYPGFTKCKVRDGVLKLNHASGEYEGFYKCTSKHTEHCFELKLYNCDKRKEPLIYAPPKEIIVHKNERRMISCGADFGCDKGIKGTISWEHKGQIINESNHLYQTCFRENVTNIESQLTIQHVIEEDILHPFVCVVKDNQGTNVRRFNVTLIGIDPKLTTRYVTYIILAVIIGCVLVAAFIVIALFCAGKAFFILTHCSCFSRMSCTGSYSYDVFILYDDGDELRAKKVKDALKSNGYNIATMDIIKPGFDSTKGVKDIMKECASLLVIYPGFNISESFDHQLTFGKQTIKPYLLSVLVNTKCREHCTTDKDFKSLGLKCFVFDDNFYSRISWRLPKLKKSKKSKKYTETLIIS, from the exons ATGAAGTATTATGTGAGAAGTCAATGGCTAG ATATAAAACAGCCAATGGAACAATGTTGGATGATGATATTAATCACAGGCTTTATTCATAGGACTTTATCATTTTGTCCAAATG CTACAAACATCTGCAAAATAGAATATATTAGAGTTAACAAATACAAAGACCTTCACTGTCCTACCTCAGGAGCTACTGATCTGATCAAATGGCATTACAGGGAAAATAATGATAGGAACTGGACTTCTTTTCCATTTAAATTCTGCCGTAATTATCCAGGATTTACTAAGTGCAAAGTAAGAGATGGTGTGTTAAAACTGAACCACGCTTCTGGTGAATATGAAGGATTTTATAAATGTACTTCAAAACATACTGAACACTGCTTTGAATTGAAATTATATA attgTGACAAAAGAAAAGAACCACTAATATATGCACCGCCTAAagaaataatagtacacaagaatgAGAGACGTATGATAAGCTGTGGAGCAGACTTTGGTTGTGACAAGGGCATTAAGGGAACTATTTCCTGGGAACACAAAGGGCAGATAATTAATGAATCAAATCATCTATATCAAACTTGCTTTag GGAAAACGTAACAAATATAGAATCTCAACTGACAATCCAACATGTGATAGAAGAGGACATACTTCATCCATTTGTATGTGTAGTAAAAGATAATCAAGGAACAAATGTCAGACGGTTCAATGTTACACTGATAGGTATAG atccAAAACTTACAACACGTTATGTGACATATATTATACTGGCAGTAATAATTGGTTGTGTTTTAGTGGCAGCATTTATAGTAATAGCTCTATTTTGTGCAGGAAAAGCTTTTTTCATTTTAACTCATTGTTCTTGCTTTAGCAGAATGAGTTGTACAG GTTCTTACAGTTATGATGTATTTATTCTTTATGATGATGGAGATGAACTTCGAGCTAAGAAAGTTAAAGATGCACTTAAAAGCAATGGCTATAATATTGCCACTATGGATATTATTAAACCAGGATTTG attcaaCTAAAGGCGTTAAGGACATAATGAAGGAGTGTGCCAGTTTACTTGTAATTTACCCAGGATTTAATATTTCTGAATCCTTTGATCATCAGTTAACTTTTGGGAAACAAACTATAAAACCATATCTTTTATCGGTATTGGTAAATACTAAATGTAGAGAGCACTGCACGACAGATAAGGATTTTAAATCACTAGGACTAAAATGTTTTGTCTTTGATGACAATTTTTATAGCCGTATATCTTGGAGATTACCAAAGTTAAAGAAGTCAAAGAAAAGCAAGAAATATACTGAAACATTAATAATatcataa